ATGGGCGACTGGCTATTTTAAAGAAAAATTAGGCTTAGATGCGGATTTTAGCAACACCTTGCATGTGAGTGCAGGGCGTTTAACCGGTGAAGTGAGCGGCCCTATGATGCGCTCTGACTCTAAGGCCGAGATGTTGGCTAGTCTGCAAGAGTTATTACAAGTTGAGCACACCTTGGCTATAGGTGATGGGGCTAATGATATCAGTATGTTTAAACTCGCTGATTTGAGCATCGCCTTTAATGCCAAAGAGATCACCAAAGAGCACGCAGATATCATCGCGCGCTCTTTGGATTTGAGAGAGATTTTAGAGTATCTCAAAGCTTAAAACGCGTCTATAAACCTTTAGGGAACACCATGAGAGAATACCTCTACATTGTCCAATCCAGCCTAGAGCCTAGCAAGTGCAAAATGGGGATCACCAATGACCTAAAAAGACGACTCAAAGAATACAACAGCATTACGGGGCAATCCCAAGAAAACACCTACAGCTATCTTTTTACTTGCGAAGTGGCCAATATGCGCGCCGTAGAGCAAGACATTAAAAATACTTTTGCGCATTTAAGAGAAGTGCAAACCCGCGAAATCTATTTTTATAACCCTAGCCTTCTTGAGATGTATCTGAGCTATATTAAAGCCCACCCCTTATTTTTAGCCCAAGTGAGTCTCAAGTCCCCTAAAAAAACGCCACAAATTAAGCCTAAAAATGTGGCTAGCCTCAAAGATCAGGGCATGGAGTGGGCTGATTTATTAAACAAAGCCAAGAGGGTTAAAAATGACGAGTTTTACACAAGATACGAGGACATCGAAAAGGAGATTGCCCACTACCCCTTAAAAGTGTGGCAAGATAAAGTCGTGTTTTGCAACTGCGATGATGCCATTGGGGAAAATAGGGACTATAGCGACTCTTCTGCCTTTGCGCTCTACTTTTTAAAGCACTTCTTTAGATTAAAGCTTAAAAAGCTTATCTGCACCCACTATGGAAGCAAACAAGATTTATTTAATGCCGGCTCAAGAGGCTATATTTTTACTAAAGAGGGGGCGCACGAGATGAAGCACACCCCGCCCAATTATACAGGGGGCTTTGAAGAAAAGGAGTCCTTAAGGATTTTGAATGAAGAAGCTGATATTGTGTGCACCAATCCGCCCTTTTCGCGCGCGATCGAGTATTGGAGCTTGCTCGTCAAAAGCAAAAAGAAGTTTTTGATTTTGTCTAACATCGCTAATTGCATCACCACAGCTTACATCCCCTATTTTGCGAAAAGGAAAGTGCGTCCCGGGTTTAATGAAGTGCATTGGTTTTTAAACCCCAAACGCCAATTAGTGCGCGCCGCTGGGGCGTGGTACACGAATTTACCCATCAAAAACCGCCCCAATATCTCTAGGCTCAAATTTCTGCCCCTAGAGCAAATCCCCCAAAAATATAAAAGATTTGACGATGCCGGAGTTTTGCTGGTCGATTACAGCCATATCCCCACAGATTACGACCTGCCCTTTGCGGTGTCTGCCACCCCTATTTTAAACGGCGTGTTGGAATGTGGCTACAAGGTCGCCGAACACTCAAAATATAACCCCCACATTGAGGGCAAGGAAAAATTTGCAAGGATTTTGATCTGCAGGGCGTGAAACCCCTGTTTAAATCTAGCGGTGTGCTCCATGCCACATTAAGGTTGAACATACCCCAAATCCACCAACGCGTTGGCCATTTCTTTGAGCAGGGGGCCGTTTTTGCTCCCCCCTTGTCCGTGTTCCACTAAAATTGTGATAGCATATTGGGGCTTTTCATAGGGCAAAAAGGCGGTGATCCACGCGTGCGAGCGTTGGGAATATTCCATCTGGCTCTCTTTAATGCGCGTCATGGTGTTTTGATCGATAGCGACCACTTGCGCCGTGCCCGTTTTGCATGCCAAACTCACTTTGACCCCCCGCGTGCTCTTATAAGCCGTGCCCCCCTGCTGGCTACACGCTTCGTACATGCCCTTGCGCAACGCGGGCAATTTAGATTTTTGAAAAGAATCTAAAACATCTTTGGGCTTAAAATCCCCCTCCAAATAAAAATGAGGAGTGGGAAGTTTGCCTGAGGCTAATAATGCCGTATAGTTAGCAACCTGCAGGGGGGTTGTGAGAAATGAGCCCTGCCCAATAGATGTGATGAGGGTGTCGCCCACACTCCAAGTCGTCCCAAAGCGTTTCATCTTCCAGCTTGGATCGGGCAAGATACCTACAAATTCATTGGGTAAATCCACCCCGCTTTTTTTCCCAAAACCCATTTGTCCAAAGGTTTTAGCTAGCTTTTCAATGGGCAAATCAAGGGCGTATTTGTAAAAATAGACATCTACAGATTCTTTGATAGCTTTGTATAAATTGCTTTCTCCATGCCCGCCAGCTTTCCAATCGCGAAACTTGCGCTTGCCCACTTCAATATAACCCGGAGTAGAAATAAAGGTATTTTCATTCATGGGCAAGTTTTCTAAAAAACTTAAACCCGTGCCCATCTTCACGACAGAGCCGGGCGGGTAGAGTCCATTAATGAGGCGATTCAATAGAGGATTGCCCGGATCGTCTTGAAGATTCTTCCATTCTGAAACACTGATCCCCCCGATAAAATGGTTGAGATTGTATTCAGGATAACTCCCTGCGACTAAAATTTCCCCATTGCGCACATCCATCACAATGATCGCCCCTCTCTTGTCTGCAAAAAGAGTGTCTGCTTTGAGTTGGAGGCGTTTATCTAAACTTAATACAAGGTTATTATTGGTTTTGGGCTCTTTACTCTCAAGGACTTCAAGCTCTTGATTGAGCGCATTCACGCTCACGATCTTGTAGCCCAGTTCGCCCTGCAAAAGGTCGTTGTATTCTTTTTCTAACCCCGTTTTACCGATGGTGTGGGTGTATTGACTAGTAGGGTTAGCAGCAATGTCCTTAGTATCAGCCGCTCCCAAGTAGCCGATGACATGCGAAGCTAGGGCGTTGTTGGGGTAGTGGCGTTTGTTGGCCGCATTGATGCTAATCTCTGGAATTTGCAAGAGTTTAGCATAAAGGGTTTGCATCGCAGGGTAGGACACAAAATCTAAAATAGGAATGGCGTTATGGTTATAGCGCGAATTTTGTTTTTGGTAATTATCCAGCGCATCGTCTTTATCAAGATCAGGAAAATAACGCTCTAAAATCTCTAATTTGTCTTCTACTACACTGCTTTTTAGCCCCGGAGCAAGCGCAATACTAAAACCCAGTTGATTAATCGCCAACAATTCATGGTTGCGATCCATGATAATTCCGCGCGTAGGCACTAAAATTTCTTTTTTAGTCATGTTGCGCAGAGCAAGCTGCTCAAAATAGTCATTAGTTTTAATGGTGAGGATGAAAATTTTGAAGATGAGCACCGCCCACACTAAACCTAGCAGGCCCATCACGAAACGCATCTTAAACCCTTGCATAGATTCTCCAAAGCAAAAATTCTAAGAAGCTATAACCAATCGCATCGCCCCATATATCGTTATAGTAACCAGACAACAAACTTAAAATCGCAAAATAGATCAAGTAAATCAAGAGAGCGTGGACAAAATCCCCAAAAACATTCTCTTGAAAAACCCGCAAAAGATACCGCACCACAAGTTTTTCATAGAGGGCAAAGAGCAAGATCAACACCCCTAAGGGTTGCATGTGAATAAACTCCACACAGAGCAAGCAGGCAAAAATCCAAAGTAAAAGGCGCGTGGAAGGCTGTTCTTGGGCAAGAGTGTGCCGATAAAGCGCGAAGAGAAACCCTAGCATGGGGGGAAGCCATGCATAAATGTCTCTTAAATTGCTATAAAAATAAAACCCCAACCATGCCAAGAAAAATAGAAATGGAAAATGAAATTTAGACTTAGATTCGCGTGTCAAACAAGGCCTCTAGGATGGTTTTTTGTACACCAAGAGAGTCAAATTTAGGGTTTAACGCGCCCTGTGCGCTGATTAAAGGCGTGTTTTGCTGTTGATAGAGAGTATGTTGGGCGTTTTTAGAGAGTTTGTCAAATTTTGTATACACGCGTTTGAGGGTTTGATCGGGGCGTAAAACGCTCTCTAAGAAGCCGCGCACTTCTACATCTAAAGGCAAATGAGGATGTCTGGCATCAATGAGATGGAGGATGAGTTTAATCGAACTGCGTTGAATCAACAGGTCGCTTAAAAATACCGCCCATTGCCCCTTGATCTCTTTGGACACCTTAGCATATCCAAAGCCGGGCAAATCAATGCAGATAAAATCTAAGATTTTAGCAGGGGGAATTTGCCAACGCGTGCAAAAGAAATTCGCCGCTTGGGTTTTTCCAGGTGTGGCCGAACTCTTGGCTAGCTTGCGCTCTAAAATAGTGTTGATCAAAGTGCTCTTGCCTACATTGCTGCGCCCTACAAACACCACTTCTGGCATACATGCTGGGGGGCATTGCGCCAAATTATAGGCCGATCTTAAAAAATTACTCTCTATGATTTTAATGGGCTTCATGGGTTTTTTTGCTATGGGGGGTTTTTTGTGCTTTTTGCTTTTCTTTTTGTTTCTCTTGTTGGATATCGTCCATGTCAAAAACAAATTTGGCCGGCTTGTTTTTGCCCCCAAAGACATCTGCATACCCGCGTTCCTTACTCAAAATGATCTCTTCGCCCTTGATCGAATTGATTTTACCCACTTCATTCACCACAGCATTTTGCAATAGGCGGTATTCCTGCTTGATCGCATCGTAAATCAGGCGGTCTGAATGCCCATTCACTTGACGGCCATCTTGGGTTACAATGTGAAACTTCACCGCGCCAATGGCCTCGTATTTAATGGGTTTGCGTTTGGCATTGGTATAAATGATCACTTTATTGGCCGTGAGTGTGTCCTGCATCTTTTTAATGTGCACATTCCCCTCAATAATGGTGATGCGTTTTTTTTCATTAGCGGTGAATTTATCCGCGCTCACTTCTAAAGTTTCTTTAAGAGGCGCGCTCCAAAGCAACCCCGCCATCAAATATATTACAAGCCATCTCAAAATTTCAAACTCTTAAATTTGGAATGGGAGAATTTCGCATTTTTAGCCTCTTCCATATCAATAATAGCGTGCACATGGCGGGCTTGCACGATCCCTTGCACATGGTTGTAAGCGATGTCCTCGCCTTGAATATTGCCCTCTGGACCATTCATTCTAAAAGCTCCTTGCCCTTGAAAGGTTTGCTTTTTGTGATCGTAAACTCCCTGCTGACTCCAAAAACTCTGCCCACTGCTGGTGGTGTAAAGCACCCCTTTAGGGAAGGTGTAGAGTTCTTGTTTGTGCACCATCACTTCCCCTCTGGCGTGCTCTTGAACTTTAGTGTCTGTATCGTATTTGCTCAGAGTAAAATCATAGAGCACTTCGTGATCGCCATACTGCAATGCCCTAGACCCGCGAACACTCAAATCCGTTCCGCTAGGGTTCGTTTGGATTGCCTCAAACCCGCGCACCTCAATTTTAACAAAATCCTTAGAATCAAAGATAATGGAGGGGCGCGGTTTGAGATAAAGGTTGATGAGTCCTGCCATCGCCAAGCCCAAACCTATAAAAAACTTCCATAGAGCATTCAAGCGCACTTATTCGCGCACCAAGATACTAGGCTTGCCCATGTTTTTGGCAAAATCACTCGCTTCTGCCTCGCTTTGAAAACCCTTGATAAAAACGCGGTAGATAGGTTGATTATCTTTGCTACCAGATGCAATCTGGGTGTAGTAGGGCTTTTTGAGGGTTGCTTTGAGACTTTCTTCAGCCTTTTGTGCGCCTTCTTGGCTTCTAAAAGCACCCACTTGTAAAGAAAAATTTCCCCCACTCACACTCTCTTGAGTTTCACCAACTTTAAATTCTTTTTTAAGAGTGGTGGCTTGGGGGGCTTTTTCTAAAGTCTTTTGGTATTGCTTGGAAATCACCCCACCAAAACCTATCACTTCTAATTTAACAGGCGCGACTCCCTTACCCACCATATCGATGTCATGGGCAGCAGCATTGGACAGATCGATAATGCGGTTAGCCACAAAGGGACCACGATCGTTAATGCGCACAATGGTGCTTTTATTGTTATCCTTATTGGTAACCTTGACAATGGTGTTCATGGGCAGAGTTTTATTAGCTGCGGTGTGGGCGTACATATTATAAGTTTCCCCATTGCTGGTGCGTTTAGCGTGGAAATTAGGCCCATACCAACTTGCATAGCCATCGAAAGTTTGGCCAATATCAACCTTAGTGGGGTAATACATTTTGCTCCCCACACGATAAGGGCGCATGGTGGCTCTTTGCATCGCTTCCGAATTGATCATGCCTGCAGTTAAACTTGATGTAGACACTTGGGCTGTACTCCCCTCTTGCACTCCTTCTTCCTCCTGTTCGGGTTGTTCGGGCATCTTCTGAGCTTTTGAGGACTTATGGTTGTGTTTGTGCCAGAATGACCTTTTGGGAGGGGGCGAGGAGCCATCATAATCTAGCGCATCCTTATAGGCGCGCAAACTCTCTTGTTTGGAAAAAAGAGAGTGAGAGTTACCATTTGCGGTCTCTTGAGCGCACCCTAAAAACAATCCTAACGCCCCAAAACTTGCTAGCCATAGACTTTTAGACACCTGAACACTCATTTGAAAGCAACTCTTTTAAAATCTTTGTGATCTTTGCGCAAAATCGGAATGACTAAATGTTGGTTGCGACTCAAACGCGCGCTTTTAAGATGATTAGTGTTTTTAATGAGGGCCACACTGGTATGAAACTTGCGCGCGATGGAACTTAGGGTTTCTCTAGGACGCACGCGGTGCGTTACCAGCGCACTTAAGGGGTAGGAAGGCACATAGTGCTGTTTAAAATAAGCGAGCTTTTCATAAGGAATATAGATCATGTAGGCTTTATTGGGGGGCAGAAAATTATAATGAAATTGCTCATTATAAGATTTAAACTCGGCCAAAGAGAGGCGCGCGCTTTGGGCGATATGAGAGAGCAAAGTGCCTCCATGCATTTTTAAGGCGACAAGACTGGTGCGCGCCCCTCGATTCAAAAGATATTCTTTGTGCCGCAATGTGTCTAAATTATTAAAGGCGATAGCAAAACTCAAGATTGAGCGGATATAACCACGCGTTTCTCTAGGAATGAATTTCTTTTCATCATCTAATAAAACATTAATATCATCGCTCCCAGCTTGTTGGATAGCTTCTAGCACCCTTCTAGGGCCGTAATTATAGGCCATAGCGACCAAATACCATTGTTTGGTTTGTTTATAGAGGATGCGCAAATATTTGATCGCAGCCTGAGTGCTCTTGATGGGATCACGCCTCTCATCCACGAAAGTGCTGACCTCTAAACCTAGCATTCTAGCTGTCTCAGGCATGAGTTGCCAAATGCCTACGGCTTTTTTGACACTATAGGCTTTTGTGGAGAAATTTGACTCAGCCATCGCTAGAAATAGAAACTCTACAGGAATGTCTGCCTGAATGAGCATGCTTTTAATGGTGGGGATAAAAACTCCATTGCTATCATAGTGTTTTACGAAGTGATCCCAAGCCTCCTGCACATTTTGTAGGGTTTGGGAGTTATCCACACTGGCTAAAAAACGCGCATCCACCCCAAAGCCATTGAGGGGTTTGAGATTGAGGGCGGTATTAATAGGTTGGGCGTGGGCAAAACCCTGCCATGCCAACAAAGTGGCGATTGCAAACATGCGTCTCATTAAGAGACCTTAGCATGAGGCATTAGACTAAAAAGTGTCGTTGCATTGGTATTGGTCGTGTGTGCCAAATCTGTAGGGCTTATTTTTAAAATTTCAGAGAGTTTTTGAAGCACTAGAGGGATGTATTTGGGTTCGTTGCGTGTGCCTCTGAAAGGGTGGGGAGTGAGATAGGGGGCATCGGTCTCTAAGAGCAGGCGATCTAGGGGAATTTGAGGCAGAATATTTTGAAGAGACTTGGCATTTTTAAAGGTGGCTACACCTCCAATGCCGTAGTAAAAATTTTCAGAAAGTCCTAACAAGATCGCATCCCCATTAAAACAATGCAACACCCCACGCAAATGTGGGTAGGCTTTGAGAATATGATAAGCATCTTGACTGGCCTCTCGAATATGCACAATCAAGGGCTTTTGATACTCTAGGGCAAGTTCTATCTGCGCTTTAAAAACCTCTTTTTGATGGGTTTTTGTGTCCTCGTCATTAGAATCTAGGCGGTGGTAGTCTAAACCGCATTCGCCCACCGCCACGCACTGGGGGTGTTGGATATAGTGCTTTAACTCTGCAAGATCAAAGTGTTGGCAATCTAGGGGATGCGCCCCCACAGCAAAATAAAGCTCCTGATAAGAAGCGCACAAATCCAGCGCCCTAGGTAAATCTTTAGGGTCAGCTCCGGGGATGATGGCTTGGAGCATTCCTGTTTCTCTAGCCTCTCTGATGACTTGCTCTATATCTGCATTATAAAGATGATGATCCAAATGACAATGCGTGTCTATCCACTCCAACATCAAGTCCTCCGCATAATTTGGCCTAATTATATTATAATCCTAGAGGATATGGTTTAAATTTGCCTTAAGGGAGTTTGAGATGTTTAGCGGAGTTATCCATCAAATTGCCCCCATTAAAGCCTTTGATCACAATGTGTTAGAAATCCTAAGCGACTATCGCCCCAAACTAGGCGATAGCATCGCGGTCAATGGAGCATGTTTAACCGTGATTAGGCTTTTTAAGGGGGGGTTTGCCCTAGAATTGAGCGCGCACACTCAAAAGTCGATTGCCTTAGAGAATTATGTTCCCGGGGCGCGCGTACATATAGAACCCGCCTTGAGAGCGAGCGATCGTCTCGATGGGCATTTCGTGCAGGGGCATATTGATGGGATTGGAGTCATCATGGATATTAAGCCTTTGGCTAATCAAGTGTGTGTGCAAATCCAAGCCCCTAGGGATTTTCTCCAACTTTGTATTCCTCATGGCTCAGTAGCGCTCGATGGGGTGAGTCTGACTCTAAGTCAAGTGCATACAAATGGTTTTAATCTAACGATTATCCCTTATACCTTTGAGAATACCCTCTTTGCTATCTATGAAAAAGGGCGGCGAGTCAATTTAGAAAGCGATCTGCTAGTGCGCTCTGTAGCCCATCTGCTCAAAGCCCCTCGCTCTAGATTGAGCTGGCAGGATATTGATCGTATCGCGATGAGTTACTAATGGCATTGCCCAAAGCCGTAGCCCTCGCCTACAATGTTGGACAAGACAGCGCGCCCAAAGTAGTGGCTAGTGGGGTGGGGGTGGTCGCGCGCGCGATCGTAGATAAGGCTAAAGCCTTTGATGTGCCTCTTTTTTGCAATGAGGCCTTGGTGGAGTCGCTCTTAGATGTGCGCCTAGACACGCCCATTCCTCCCGAACTCTATGCGAGCGTGGTGGAGGTCTTTATTTGGTTGCAGAATGCAGAGAGTGGAGCGCAGATGAGTTAAGCAAAAAGGGAGGTCTCAAGAGGGGAGATGTCAATTTGACCTGTTTTGTAGAAGTATTTACGCAGGACCAAAAAAGCCACCCACTCTTCTAAGGGTGAGCTAAAGGCGCGCACATAAGCGTTTGCATTGGAAATGATGTCTAAACAATCCTTAGGGCGCGCGCTAAAAAACTCTAATTGTGCCTCCACATCACTATAATCATCTTTAATAGGAATATAGTGCACATTGGGGAGTAATTGGCTCTCTAAAAAGAAACTCTCAAATTTTGGTGGAGGCATCAGGGCGATGGAGTTAGAACTTAAAATCCATTTGAGATTGCTCGCTACATCATAGCCTTCTAAGGATAGAATGAATTTGTATTCTAGGTGTGTAGCAATACTGGTTTTTGGCTTGTTGAAAGGGCTTAAATGGGGGGGTCTGCACACCCACATGGCCTAAATCCATCAGGGGGTGGTTAAAATAGCGTTGCAAGAAATCTAGGCGATGAGGTTGCACGCACGCGCCCCTAAAAAAAAGTTTATTTTGCTTGGAGGTAAAAGGAATGCTAGAGGTGGGGAAAATATATTTAAAGTGCCGTCTTGTGTCTAAGGGCAAGAGGACATTGTAAGAATACGTGGTAATGGGAATAGGCCTACTCTTACAAAGAGAGGGAAATAGCAAATTGTAATTCACATCCCCATATTCGAGGTGATAGTGCAAATTTTGGGGGAAAAACCTAAAATGTTTCATAAAATCGTAATAGTAACGGCTCCCCAGTGATAGACCTTTAATAAGACCTAAGGGCTTAGAGTGGATTTGAGAACAAGGAGGCAACATGCATGCTTTTTGGACGCGCTTTTTGAGGACTTCTAACGCATTATCAGGTAAGTTTTTTAATCGATCTAGGCGTTTTTTATATCTTAAATTTTGACAAGGGAGATAAGGCTGCAAACACAATAGCAACGATTTTAAATTGTAGATGAACGCGTTTTGTGTGTGTTTCATTCTTAAAATCTACCATATTCTGCACAAAAACTGCCTAAGATTTACTGAAAATTCTGTATAATCTCCTACGCAGTTTAACTATATTGAACGCCACAAGGAGAACTAAATGCTAGAAATTAGATGGCATGCTAGGGCCGGGCAGGGCGCGGTTACCGGCGCAAAAGGCTTGGCCGATGTGCTCACCACTACCGGCAAAGAGGTGCAGGGTTTTGCAGTCTATGGTTCGGCTAAAAGAGGGGCAGCGATGACCGCCTATAACCGCATCGATTCTGAGCCTATTTTAAATCACGAAAAATTTATGAATCCCGATTATGTTTTGGTAATCGATCCGGGTTTGACTTTCATTACAGACATTACAGAAAATGAAAAACCGGACACCACTTATATCATCACCACTCACCTAAGCAAGGATGAATTGTTTGAGAAAAAG
This portion of the Helicobacter felis ATCC 49179 genome encodes:
- the serB gene encoding phosphoserine phosphatase SerB — encoded protein: MKLAVFDFDSTLVDAETLEVLGEVYGVGEQIKSVTTQAMEGKADFYTSLISRVALLKGMDIHTAKKACESLPLHQGAKEVVQGLHALGYKVVCFSGGFKWATGYFKEKLGLDADFSNTLHVSAGRLTGEVSGPMMRSDSKAEMLASLQELLQVEHTLAIGDGANDISMFKLADLSIAFNAKEITKEHADIIARSLDLREILEYLKA
- a CDS encoding adenine-specific methyltransferase EcoRI family protein produces the protein MREYLYIVQSSLEPSKCKMGITNDLKRRLKEYNSITGQSQENTYSYLFTCEVANMRAVEQDIKNTFAHLREVQTREIYFYNPSLLEMYLSYIKAHPLFLAQVSLKSPKKTPQIKPKNVASLKDQGMEWADLLNKAKRVKNDEFYTRYEDIEKEIAHYPLKVWQDKVVFCNCDDAIGENRDYSDSSAFALYFLKHFFRLKLKKLICTHYGSKQDLFNAGSRGYIFTKEGAHEMKHTPPNYTGGFEEKESLRILNEEADIVCTNPPFSRAIEYWSLLVKSKKKFLILSNIANCITTAYIPYFAKRKVRPGFNEVHWFLNPKRQLVRAAGAWYTNLPIKNRPNISRLKFLPLEQIPQKYKRFDDAGVLLVDYSHIPTDYDLPFAVSATPILNGVLECGYKVAEHSKYNPHIEGKEKFARILICRA
- the mrdA gene encoding penicillin-binding protein 2, with the translated sequence MQGFKMRFVMGLLGLVWAVLIFKIFILTIKTNDYFEQLALRNMTKKEILVPTRGIIMDRNHELLAINQLGFSIALAPGLKSSVVEDKLEILERYFPDLDKDDALDNYQKQNSRYNHNAIPILDFVSYPAMQTLYAKLLQIPEISINAANKRHYPNNALASHVIGYLGAADTKDIAANPTSQYTHTIGKTGLEKEYNDLLQGELGYKIVSVNALNQELEVLESKEPKTNNNLVLSLDKRLQLKADTLFADKRGAIIVMDVRNGEILVAGSYPEYNLNHFIGGISVSEWKNLQDDPGNPLLNRLINGLYPPGSVVKMGTGLSFLENLPMNENTFISTPGYIEVGKRKFRDWKAGGHGESNLYKAIKESVDVYFYKYALDLPIEKLAKTFGQMGFGKKSGVDLPNEFVGILPDPSWKMKRFGTTWSVGDTLITSIGQGSFLTTPLQVANYTALLASGKLPTPHFYLEGDFKPKDVLDSFQKSKLPALRKGMYEACSQQGGTAYKSTRGVKVSLACKTGTAQVVAIDQNTMTRIKESQMEYSQRSHAWITAFLPYEKPQYAITILVEHGQGGSKNGPLLKEMANALVDLGYVQP
- the yihA gene encoding ribosome biogenesis GTP-binding protein YihA/YsxC, giving the protein MKPIKIIESNFLRSAYNLAQCPPACMPEVVFVGRSNVGKSTLINTILERKLAKSSATPGKTQAANFFCTRWQIPPAKILDFICIDLPGFGYAKVSKEIKGQWAVFLSDLLIQRSSIKLILHLIDARHPHLPLDVEVRGFLESVLRPDQTLKRVYTKFDKLSKNAQHTLYQQQNTPLISAQGALNPKFDSLGVQKTILEALFDTRI
- the lptA gene encoding lipopolysaccharide transport periplasmic protein LptA, with amino-acid sequence MAGLLWSAPLKETLEVSADKFTANEKKRITIIEGNVHIKKMQDTLTANKVIIYTNAKRKPIKYEAIGAVKFHIVTQDGRQVNGHSDRLIYDAIKQEYRLLQNAVVNEVGKINSIKGEEIILSKERGYADVFGGKNKPAKFVFDMDDIQQEKQKEKQKAQKTPHSKKTHEAH
- a CDS encoding septal ring lytic transglycosylase RlpA family protein, which gives rise to MSVQVSKSLWLASFGALGLFLGCAQETANGNSHSLFSKQESLRAYKDALDYDGSSPPPKRSFWHKHNHKSSKAQKMPEQPEQEEEGVQEGSTAQVSTSSLTAGMINSEAMQRATMRPYRVGSKMYYPTKVDIGQTFDGYASWYGPNFHAKRTSNGETYNMYAHTAANKTLPMNTIVKVTNKDNNKSTIVRINDRGPFVANRIIDLSNAAAHDIDMVGKGVAPVKLEVIGFGGVISKQYQKTLEKAPQATTLKKEFKVGETQESVSGGNFSLQVGAFRSQEGAQKAEESLKATLKKPYYTQIASGSKDNQPIYRVFIKGFQSEAEASDFAKNMGKPSILVRE
- a CDS encoding lytic transglycosylase domain-containing protein, producing the protein MRRMFAIATLLAWQGFAHAQPINTALNLKPLNGFGVDARFLASVDNSQTLQNVQEAWDHFVKHYDSNGVFIPTIKSMLIQADIPVEFLFLAMAESNFSTKAYSVKKAVGIWQLMPETARMLGLEVSTFVDERRDPIKSTQAAIKYLRILYKQTKQWYLVAMAYNYGPRRVLEAIQQAGSDDINVLLDDEKKFIPRETRGYIRSILSFAIAFNNLDTLRHKEYLLNRGARTSLVALKMHGGTLLSHIAQSARLSLAEFKSYNEQFHYNFLPPNKAYMIYIPYEKLAYFKQHYVPSYPLSALVTHRVRPRETLSSIARKFHTSVALIKNTNHLKSARLSRNQHLVIPILRKDHKDFKRVAFK
- a CDS encoding TatD family hydrolase, encoding MLEWIDTHCHLDHHLYNADIEQVIREARETGMLQAIIPGADPKDLPRALDLCASYQELYFAVGAHPLDCQHFDLAELKHYIQHPQCVAVGECGLDYHRLDSNDEDTKTHQKEVFKAQIELALEYQKPLIVHIREASQDAYHILKAYPHLRGVLHCFNGDAILLGLSENFYYGIGGVATFKNAKSLQNILPQIPLDRLLLETDAPYLTPHPFRGTRNEPKYIPLVLQKLSEILKISPTDLAHTTNTNATTLFSLMPHAKVS
- the ribE gene encoding riboflavin synthase, with the protein product MFSGVIHQIAPIKAFDHNVLEILSDYRPKLGDSIAVNGACLTVIRLFKGGFALELSAHTQKSIALENYVPGARVHIEPALRASDRLDGHFVQGHIDGIGVIMDIKPLANQVCVQIQAPRDFLQLCIPHGSVALDGVSLTLSQVHTNGFNLTIIPYTFENTLFAIYEKGRRVNLESDLLVRSVAHLLKAPRSRLSWQDIDRIAMSY
- a CDS encoding EscU/YscU/HrcU family type III secretion system export apparatus switch protein, giving the protein MALPKAVALAYNVGQDSAPKVVASGVGVVARAIVDKAKAFDVPLFCNEALVESLLDVRLDTPIPPELYASVVEVFIWLQNAESGAQMS
- a CDS encoding glycosyl transferase family 90, with the protein product MWVCRPPHLSPFNKPKTSIATHLEYKFILSLEGYDVASNLKWILSSNSIALMPPPKFESFFLESQLLPNVHYIPIKDDYSDVEAQLEFFSARPKDCLDIISNANAYVRAFSSPLEEWVAFLVLRKYFYKTGQIDISPLETSLFA
- a CDS encoding pyruvate flavodoxin oxidoreductase subunit gamma, encoding MLEIRWHARAGQGAVTGAKGLADVLTTTGKEVQGFAVYGSAKRGAAMTAYNRIDSEPILNHEKFMNPDYVLVIDPGLTFITDITENEKPDTTYIITTHLSKDELFEKKPNLASKKVYTLNCIKIAMDTIKRPIPNTPMLGALMKVSGMLELDFFKNTFKEVLGKKMPQALIDANMMAIDQAYAQVQ